CCACCATCACCGGGACCCGGGCGATGTCGGGCTCGGTGGCGATCAGCTTGCAGAAGCGGTCCATGGCCGCCACGCCGTCGATCATCCCCTCGTCCATGTTGACATCGATCACCTGGGCGCCGGCCTCGACCTGCTGGCGGGCCACGCTCACCGCGGTGGCGAAGTCGCCCACCTTGATGAGGTCCCGGAAGCGGGCCGACCCGGTGATGTTGGTGCGCTCGCCGACATTCACGAACAGGTGCCCGGGGGCGATGGTGAGCGGCTCCAGGCCCGCCAGGCGGGTCACGGGCTCCGCCGGTTCGGGGAACGGCCGGGGGGCCAGGCCGCTGACCGCGGCCGCCACCGCGGCGATGTGATCCGGGGTGGTGCCGCAGCACCCCCCGACCAGGTTGACGAACCCGGCCTCGCCGAACTCGCGCAGGACGGCGGAGGTGTCGGCGGGCTCTTCGTCGTAGCCCCCGAAGGCATTGGGCAGACCGGCGTTGGGGTAGCAGAGCACAAAGCACTCGGCCAGGCGGGCCATCTCGGCGATGTAGGGCCGCATCTCCCGGCCCCCGAGCGCGCAGTTCAAGCCCACCGCCAGCGGGCGGGCATGGCGTACCGAGATCCAGAAAGCCTCGGTCACCTGGCCGGACAGGGTGCGCCCGGAGGCGTCGGTGATGGTGCCCGAGATCATCACCGGCCACCGCTGCCCGCGCTCCTCGAACAGGGCCTCCAGGGCGAAGATCGCCGCCTTGGCGTTCAGGGTGTCGAAGATCGTCTCGACGATGAGGAGGTCGGCCCCCCCGTCCACCAGCCCGTTGGCCTGGACCCGGTAGGCGTCCACCAGCTCCTGGTAGCTGACGTTGCGCACGCCCGGGTCGTTGACGTCGGGCGAGATCGACCCGGTCTTGTTGGTGGGACCGAGGGCGCCGGCCACGAACCGGGGCTTGGACGGGTCCTTCGCCGTGGCGGCGTCGGCGGCCTGCCGTGCGAGCCGGGCGGCCTCGAGGTTGATCTCGTAGCACAGCTCCTGGGTGCCGTAGTCGGCCTGCGAGAGGGCGTTGGCGTTGAAGGTGTCGGTCTCGATGATGTCGGCGCCGGCGTCGAGGTAGGCCTCGTGGATGGCCCGGATCACCTGCGGTTGGGTGAGCACCAGGAGGTCATTGTTGCCCTTGACGTCGATCGGCCAGTCCTCGAAGCGCTCGCCCCGGCAGTCCTTCTCCGACAGCCCGTAGGTCTGCACCATCGTGCCCATGGCGCCGTCCATGACGAGGATGCGCTCGCGCATCAGCGCCGACAGCTGGGCTTCGGTTTCGGCAAGGGTGGGCATGGGTCGAGGATACCTGGGGGATGTTTCGTCTAGGGCCTGCATCATGATGCAGACCGCATTATGGTGTGAGGATGCGAACCACGATTGATCTGCCTGATGACCTGCACGCTGTCGCGGCTGCCTTCGCCCGGGACCGGGGGATCACCCTCAGCCAGGCGGTGGCGGAGATCATGCGCAAGGCGGTCAGCCCGCCGGCGCTGCCGAGGATCACCATCAGCTCGGTGACCGGCTTGCCGGTACTCGAGACCGGCACCGTCATCACGAGCGAAGACGTGCGGGCGATGGAAGACGAGTGGTGAGGGCGCTGCTGGACTCGAACGTGCTCATTGCTCTGGCGTTGCGGGGCCACGTACAGCACGACGCCGCCGAAGTGTGGCTCGCGGCCCAGGGCGACTATGCGACGTGCCCCGTTACGCAAGGCGCACTTGTGCGCATGGCTATCCGGGTCGGCCGCTCGGGGCCGGTCGCCGCGCAGCTCCTTGCGGGGCTGATCGCGCCGGCCCGGCATGAGTTCTGGGCCGACGACATTGCGTACAACGAGGTGCCGCTCACCGGCGTCCTCGGCCACCGGCAAGTGACGGACGCCTACCTGGCGGCCCTCGCCCGGCACCGCGGGGGGAGGCTGGCGACGTTCGACCGGGCGCTCGCCGGCCTGCATGCGGACGTGGCCGTGCTGGTGCCCGGGACCCCCTGAATCAGCCGGGGGCGGCCGCCGCCGCCGGGCGCTCCCCGCCCTCCACCGCCGGGGATGCCAGCTCGCCCAACCGGTAGCGGTCGATGCTCGGCCCCACCCAGGCGGCCACCTGCTCCACGGGGGCCGAGGCGATCGGCTCCAGCTGCAGGACATAGCGCACCCAGCCCAGTCCCACCAATTGCGAGGCCACCAGGGCGTGGCGGGCATCCAGATCCCCGAGGCCCGCATCGCACCCGGTCTTGGCCCACACCTCCTCCTGGAGGTACTGGCGCAGCCCGGCGGCGGCGATCGGCGAGGAGGAGAACGCCTGGCAGGCGATCATGAAGGGGGGCAGCCCGGGCTCCCAGGGCCGGCCCTGCTCCCACAGCCCCAGGAAGTGGCGCACGAGGTCCGCACCGGTGCGGTCCTCCTTGGACATCTCGACGGCGATCTGGCGGGGGTCGTTGCCGAACTTCATCACCTCGGCGAAGAGCTCCGCCTTGCCCCCGAAGTAGTGGTGGACCAGGGCCGGGTCGACGGCGGCCCGGCGGGCGATGCTCCGCAGGCTGGCGGGCTCGTAGCCCTCCTCGAGGAACGTCGCCCGGGCGGCCTCCAGGATTGCGGCTCGGGTTTCGGACTTACCGGGACGGCGGCCGGGGGGTGGCACTCGGAACCTCCCCTCCAGAGTGGGAAGAAATTTTGGCACGGGCAATTCACCAGCGGTGAAAAATATGGTACAACTCATCGACGATGAAATCATAAGGGGGGGCCCATGGCTATGTCAGATCCAACCCAATCCCGCCTCGGCAGACTCGCTCACTTTTCGTATACCCGGCGCAAACTGGTGCTGCTGTTGTGGGTGATCGCACTGGTCGGCCTGACCGGAGCGGGGTCGATCCTGGGGGCCGCCTTCTCCAACAAGTTCGGCGGGGGCAACAGCGAGGCTATCCGGGCGCAGAACTTCCTGAAGGCCCACTTCCCCCAGGCCGCCGGCGACAGCGCCCAGGTGGTGTTCCACACCACCCAGCCGATCATGACCCCGGACAACGAGGCGAAGATCACGTCGCTGGTGGCCACGCTGGCCGCCATGCCGCATGTAAGCGGGGTGGTCAGCCCGCTGACCCCCCAGGGGGCGTCACAGGCCAGCCGCACCGACCCGACGATCGCTT
The nucleotide sequence above comes from Actinomycetota bacterium. Encoded proteins:
- a CDS encoding antitoxin, which codes for MRTTIDLPDDLHAVAAAFARDRGITLSQAVAEIMRKAVSPPALPRITISSVTGLPVLETGTVITSEDVRAMEDEW
- a CDS encoding TA system VapC family ribonuclease toxin, encoding MRALLDSNVLIALALRGHVQHDAAEVWLAAQGDYATCPVTQGALVRMAIRVGRSGPVAAQLLAGLIAPARHEFWADDIAYNEVPLTGVLGHRQVTDAYLAALARHRGGRLATFDRALAGLHADVAVLVPGTP
- a CDS encoding TetR family transcriptional regulator yields the protein MPPPGRRPGKSETRAAILEAARATFLEEGYEPASLRSIARRAAVDPALVHHYFGGKAELFAEVMKFGNDPRQIAVEMSKEDRTGADLVRHFLGLWEQGRPWEPGLPPFMIACQAFSSSPIAAAGLRQYLQEEVWAKTGCDAGLGDLDARHALVASQLVGLGWVRYVLQLEPIASAPVEQVAAWVGPSIDRYRLGELASPAVEGGERPAAAAAPG